In bacterium, the genomic stretch CTCCTCAACATTTAATCCGTTTGCAACAGCAGTGGCAGCTATATTGGAAAGGGAACTGAGAAACTCTATTTCCCTGTCAATAAATTTCTTATTCCCGATTTTACTGCCGTATCCGACTATTCCGATAATTCCCTGGCTTGTATTAAGAGGAAATACAATACTCAATCCGAATTCTCTGAAGAATTCCGCCCACTCTTCACTGTTTTTTACTTCATTAATAATTTTCACATCTTCAGGCGGATAAGTAATTGCAATGCATTTACCCTTAAGATTACGGTTCATCCCTTTCAGTTCTTCTACAATGTATTCATTCTGCCCGCTCTTTTTTATAAGCACTATTCCCTTTGTTATAAGGAGATGCCCCATCGGGATTCTGAGAATATTTTCCAGGATTGATCTGATGCTTAAGGAGGAAGTCAGGGAACGGCTTATTTCGAATAATGCAGAAAGTTCAAGAAGCTTTTCGTCAGCAGCACTCTGCTGATCTTCTCCGGTTTCTTTTTCAATTACCATGGGCTACTTATCTTTCTTTAAAAAATATTTTACCATTGTTACTTCATTACTGCCGTCAGGTTTTGATACATAATCCACTTCATCCATAAGAGTTTTCATAAGATATATACCAAGCCCGCCTACACGCAGCTCAGCAATGTAATTTTCCATATCAGGAAGTTCCACATCATTGATGTTAAACCTTTTACCTTTGTCAGTGATCACAACTGCTAATTTCTGGTAATCAATTTTTACAGCAACGTCAATATTTTGATTCTTATCATTCTTGTAAGCATGTTCAATAACATTTGTGCATGCTTCATCAACTGCAAGTTCAATTTTACTCACATCATCATCATCAAAGCCCACTCTTCTTGCAACTCCGGTAACAAAATTTCTTATCAGTTCAAGATTATCCGTCTGGCTGGGAATTTTCAATTTATAATCCGATTTAGTCTTCATATTTCCGCTCCTGTTAGCCATGAGCCTGTTCTTCATCTGAAAATTTACCGATTGCCTCTTCTTCTTTATCAAGGATTTCATACAGTACAGGAAAACCGAGAAGATCAAAAACCCTGAAAACCTTTTCAGTTGCTTCTGCAAGTTTGATATCTCCACCTTTTGCTCTCACATCCTCGATAAAACCCATAAATACTCCCAGGCCTGCACTGCTTATATAGTCAAGTTCCCCAAGGCTGAT encodes the following:
- a CDS encoding ATP-binding protein → MKTKSDYKLKIPSQTDNLELIRNFVTGVARRVGFDDDDVSKIELAVDEACTNVIEHAYKNDKNQNIDVAVKIDYQKLAVVITDKGKRFNINDVELPDMENYIAELRVGGLGIYLMKTLMDEVDYVSKPDGSNEVTMVKYFLKKDK
- a CDS encoding STAS domain-containing protein produces the protein MNEFSLIRRDVGTVSVIALNGYLDAHTAPDLEQAITELIDEERIRIVISLGELDYISSAGLGVFMGFIEDVRAKGGDIKLAEATEKVFRVFDLLGFPVLYEILDKEEEAIGKFSDEEQAHG